The region tcaaaagtagTTTATTATTGATATAACCTCAGAACGGCATTGACAGAAAGACAGAGCGccaagaaggctggtcccttcaaaagtcgctACTTTAGGGTATGCTTGGTTACTGTGGTTAGAAAGTTGAAGAttcgtatatgtcaaattcctcaaaaaccggtgactatttcctcaaacttcagtgagttatctgtcatCAGAGCAAGCGTACTTTTATTCTtgttaggttcggtaaccacgcccactcggcttggcagttgtcattttaattttcaggttattgtttatgaacattttccatGGCATCTAACACTCAAGAACTGTATTGTTTTAATTATGCAACAATAATACGCTTCAAAGCCATTAAGAACTTTTATTTGCTTACAAACTAAAAGatatcaaccatttataacctccaaaattctgtcaaacaAAAATGACAAGGTTCAAGCGGTCCGTAAATATGAAGCAGGTatctgaaacattgaaaaccactagtaaccgctctgaaattctcggcgatatacggaccatactcttaatcttaaggtttttcaagattaagtgagcacaccagtgttttagtAATAAACGGAGTTGATATTGATACACAGCAAAAGTTATTAAAATGTTAATTCCATTTCCTTATCAAGAGGAAATGTCATACTCCAAAATGGTAAGGTTGTCTTTAACGTTTAGTTATCATGGTTGCCGAAATAAAAAAAGCAACCCTGGTATAAtaccataaatattttttaacattactcgttttctcaatattttccaagtcgataataaaaacaaatattcaataCTAACCACCATAATTGTTACGAGGTCCACTTGCACTTTGCTGTTGAGGTTGGAACACTTGGCTTGGAGGACTATATGAATTTTGATAACCTTGATTGTTGTAAGTATTCTGATAGGCAAATGAATTGCTGTAGTTCCTCTGATTTCTAGCCCCCTGATCGTTCCTCATGCCATTCATCATCATCTTCTGATTATTCTGTTTGAAATCTACGGCATTGCTATTGAAATTCTTGTTGGTCCATGTCTTCACACGTCCGCCAGAATTGCTAGAGTTAGGTGAAGAATTGTCCCTGTGAAACGAAAAAACCTTTGAATATACTCGACAGAAAATACACCTGGATGAGATATTAAGAAGTTCGatgaaacaatttatttttatatcctTTAATCCTCAACAGATAGTCTTAAAACACTGATTTTCTTTCTTGATATAAAAATGCTAATGAAGTTCTAATACAGAGCAAATTATTGAggtttttatttaattcttttcaaattgagtcgatttaaaaattttccaaatatttaaagTGTGAGAATATTTTTATAACCAATTGGTCGATGTCGACCAATCCATTCTGGCAATGAtgctagaatagttatttatattacaagtgcagaaggcattgatattcttccacgagttcaaaattcaaaaacgagccacgaagtggcgagttttggaatgaacgagtggaagaatgagccttctgtacgagtattatacattattttctctaattcattgcatttttattgaaattaatgaaatatttccataaatatattttagtgatttttgcattgaaaattgttggttggcagaactgatttctttaaggcaaattgatgaattgacagctaaagccgtggcggaaagttcggagtaccaacatagaataataaaatataaccatgaaaactgtgcgtttctgatatattctcgcacgattttgttctacaagatgtggaagaatgaacggaataaccacagaattagagaaaacattTTATGACACAGCTAAGATAAATCAAGTACAGTACCCAGCTCATCTGATAGGTTAGATTTTGACAGATATCctagttttttctcattttctatTATACTAACTAAGAAGTTGAACTGAAGTTAAAACCAGTTCTTAAGCAGTAGACATTATTACCTGTTTCTATTTTGCCAACGATTCTTGTTGTTTTGACCAACGCGAGAATTTTGTGCAAGTTCAGCTAGTTCTGGGCTGATGTGTTGGCCGGCTTCCTTCAATACTGCAATAAGGTCTTTACTTTGGCGGGCGTTGGCCGATGTGAAGAAAGCATATGCTGTTCCAGTTTGTTGACATCTTCCTGTTCTTCCAATCCTATGGACGTAGTCTTCGCTAGAGTTTGGATAATCATAATTAATTACATATTTGACGTCATCCACATCAAGACCTCGAGCAGCTACATCTGTTGCGACCAAAATCCAGGACTTTCCACTCCTGAATTCGTTCAAAACAAAGTCTCTTTCCGGTTGTGACTTATCCCCATGTATTGAAATAGCGGAGTAGCCTTCACGTCTGATGGCTTTTGTTATGTCGTCAACTTTTTTCTTAGTTTCCACAAACACGATGATTTTGTTCAATCGGTCTGATCCTATTTCCTTCAATAACTTGAGAAGTTTTTCCTCCTTTTCACTTTCTTCACAAACTTCCACGATTTGTTTGATGTTGTGATTTGCTGATAAAGCTAGACCTCCAATATTAACCTAAAATATTAAAACATATTggcaaaaattcgaaaaaaattaaacagagATGGAAAAAGTTATCAAAAAGTTGAATTCAACTGAATGAATTAAAGTTACCTGAATATAGTCCACCAAGAATTCTTCAGCTAAAGCCTGGACTTGTTTCGGCCATGTAGCGGACCACATTAGCACTTGTCTGTCAGGCCTGAcctgttgaataatttttcggATTTGAGGTTCAAAACCCATGTCCAACATGCGGTCTGCTTCATCCAAAACCAAATATGTGCATCTTGCAAGGTTGGTGGTTCCTTTTTCTAGAAAATCAATCAATCTGCCGGGAGTTGCAATAACTATTTCTACCCCTCTTTCCAAATCTCTTGCCTGAGGTCCtgtaataattcattgattttagTATATGATTGCAAGATTAAATTTTCTTCGATTTACCTTTAGGTGAACCACCGAAGATACAGGTGTTCCTAATCATGGTGGACGAACCAAATTCATGTGCAACCTTTTGAATCTGTTGCGCCAATTCTCTGGTTGGAGCTAGAATTAAGGCGATGGGGCCTTCTCCCCTCTGAGGGCGTTGTTGGTGATTTATGTGTACTGTAGCTGGCAGCATGTAAGCCAATGTTTTTCCTGACCCAGTTTGAGCTATACCAACGAGATCTCGACCAGACAAAGCAACAGGCCAGCCTTGGGCCTGGATTGGTGTAGGTTCTGCAAACCCtttaaaaaaatgattatttagAAACTTATCAATGTAAAAAATccgaatgaatatttaaaaaatttataagaCATTCATAACTTGTTGATATGGgagaatataaacaaaaatttttttatatgatagTAATTATATTCATCACTTAGAATAAACCTTACCTAGTTTCATAATGCTATTCATCAAGTAATCTGGAAAACTTCCTTCCTCGAAACAAAAATTAGGCTGTGGGACAGAATTTCCTCTTACTATTATATCATTAGTGTCCCTGTACTGATTGATATCTTCTGGGGTTCTGTTTTTAGCATTTTGGTGTAAgatgtaaaaattttttctgaatggTTTCAATTCTGTTTGTGTCCAGTCCGGCTGTGTAAGTAATTGTTCATCTTGTGACTTATACTTCTTATTGATCATTTGTGAATTTGGACCTCCAAAATCCTGAACTGGGGCAATACTGTGCTGTGATGGGCCACACCAATA is a window of Harmonia axyridis chromosome 2, icHarAxyr1.1, whole genome shotgun sequence DNA encoding:
- the LOC123672744 gene encoding DEAD-box ATP-dependent RNA helicase 20-like isoform X1 translates to MQYNVYSTNNMNRSRPERNDHHYGKQSNYWCGPSQHSIAPVQDFGGPNSQMINKKYKSQDEQLLTQPDWTQTELKPFRKNFYILHQNAKNRTPEDINQYRDTNDIIVRGNSVPQPNFCFEEGSFPDYLMNSIMKLGFAEPTPIQAQGWPVALSGRDLVGIAQTGSGKTLAYMLPATVHINHQQRPQRGEGPIALILAPTRELAQQIQKVAHEFGSSTMIRNTCIFGGSPKGPQARDLERGVEIVIATPGRLIDFLEKGTTNLARCTYLVLDEADRMLDMGFEPQIRKIIQQVRPDRQVLMWSATWPKQVQALAEEFLVDYIQVNIGGLALSANHNIKQIVEVCEESEKEEKLLKLLKEIGSDRLNKIIVFVETKKKVDDITKAIRREGYSAISIHGDKSQPERDFVLNEFRSGKSWILVATDVAARGLDVDDVKYVINYDYPNSSEDYVHRIGRTGRCQQTGTAYAFFTSANARQSKDLIAVLKEAGQHISPELAELAQNSRVGQNNKNRWQNRNRDNSSPNSSNSGGRVKTWTNKNFNSNAVDFKQNNQKMMMNGMRNDQGARNQRNYSNSFAYQNTYNNQGYQNSYSPPSQVFQPQQQSASGPRNNYGGGNSRYNNPQRYGRQNFNQSGNPNMYQMAAQPYMMQQTGGPDPMQSIMNHKFFQSNRIPSASNPCAYQSISQGQSTPYNQYPGAVQYAYQFTQPTAAVQQ
- the LOC123672744 gene encoding DEAD-box ATP-dependent RNA helicase 20-like isoform X2, with the translated sequence MQYNVYSTNNMSRPERNDHHYGKQSNYWCGPSQHSIAPVQDFGGPNSQMINKKYKSQDEQLLTQPDWTQTELKPFRKNFYILHQNAKNRTPEDINQYRDTNDIIVRGNSVPQPNFCFEEGSFPDYLMNSIMKLGFAEPTPIQAQGWPVALSGRDLVGIAQTGSGKTLAYMLPATVHINHQQRPQRGEGPIALILAPTRELAQQIQKVAHEFGSSTMIRNTCIFGGSPKGPQARDLERGVEIVIATPGRLIDFLEKGTTNLARCTYLVLDEADRMLDMGFEPQIRKIIQQVRPDRQVLMWSATWPKQVQALAEEFLVDYIQVNIGGLALSANHNIKQIVEVCEESEKEEKLLKLLKEIGSDRLNKIIVFVETKKKVDDITKAIRREGYSAISIHGDKSQPERDFVLNEFRSGKSWILVATDVAARGLDVDDVKYVINYDYPNSSEDYVHRIGRTGRCQQTGTAYAFFTSANARQSKDLIAVLKEAGQHISPELAELAQNSRVGQNNKNRWQNRNRDNSSPNSSNSGGRVKTWTNKNFNSNAVDFKQNNQKMMMNGMRNDQGARNQRNYSNSFAYQNTYNNQGYQNSYSPPSQVFQPQQQSASGPRNNYGGGNSRYNNPQRYGRQNFNQSGNPNMYQMAAQPYMMQQTGGPDPMQSIMNHKFFQSNRIPSASNPCAYQSISQGQSTPYNQYPGAVQYAYQFTQPTAAVQQ